The genomic region CCCGAAAGATTCCACATGCGAAAACTTTTTGTGACGGCAGGCGGGCAGGGATTGGTGGTTCTGGAGCAGTGGCTTCGCACTATTTATGCGAGCGGACCGGGAATCACTCAGGCACAAAAAAGCCGACGGACGAGGTCGGCTGATTCGATAACACAGATGTGGGACCAATTATATGCAAACACAGACACAGATCAATAGCCCCGTCGGCTTGGCTCCACGAAATGGCGATCGCGAAAACGTGGCGCGCACGATGTCGTCGCGGGAGATCGCAGAGCTGGTAGGCGTGGTGGTGCAGACCACAGAGCGCGGGCCTACGGCCAATCACGCGGTACACGGAGCCTTGGCTGGGCACATTCAGTCGGTGATCGCCCGGCTTCATCCGCAGATACGTGTATTCGGTGACTTCATGTACGCGGCCGAGCAGAGCGACGACATTCGCGAAGCAGCTGAAGAAGTGGTGTTCCGCCTGGTGCAAACCAGATCGCCACGGATGACCGCTGCCAAGCGGGAAAAGCTCGAGTACGTGGTGAAGGGGGTGATGCGTCGTTATCAGTACATGCACCAAGGTGGACAGTCGACGAATGCTGATCCAATGGCCAGCCCGGAGAAGTTTCGGTCTTGGTTGTACGCCGAGATGGGTTGTCGTCTGGAGTCGTGCGCCTGGGCGCGCGACTGGGAGCCCTTCGTGCAGCGCGCTTTCGAGTGCTGCGAGGACCTTGATAGGATGGCGCTGAGCCCGATTGCGGCTGTCATTTACGATATGAAGGAAGTGGCTTAGTGGATAATCTTGAGTTTACAGCCAAGGTAGTGGAAGCAGTCGTGTGGCCCTTTGCGCTAACGATCGCGGCATCAGTTATCTACTTGAACCGTGGACGTGGAGGTGCTTTTTTTGGAGAGCTTTTCAAACGGATAAAAGAGCTTAGCGTAGGTAATTTCAAGGTTGTACTCGCCGAGTCTTCGGCCCCACCCACTCTGACTACTGACGTCAAGGAAACTCATTACAGAAGGTATACGAACGGAGTCTTGGTTCAGGAATTGAAATTCATATTGAGTGGGGGCATGAAATTGGACGTTACCTTACCAATCGCATTCCCAAATGAACTATTGAGCGTCCAATTCACCGGATGCGCTCCTTTGCCTATCGATAACGTAACAAGAGCGGGCTTTAGTCTTGATGCGCGAGGCTTTAAGGGCCAGGTAAGATTTGAGCTTAAGGTAGCAGGTCTGTAACGCTTGACTTCCCGCACGGCTGACGGCATCATTTCGCCATAGTTAGTATTTTGCCTACGGCAAGTTGTTAAATGAACCCGGCCAACAAGCTGGGTTTTTTATTGCCTGAATTTTGTGCGTAACCGTAGCCAGGGCGGCCTTCTGGGGGATCTGGACACTGATAAGCCGGTAGTGCAGTGACACGGGAAAACACCGGCAGCCCGAGCGCCTTTTCTCACACCATGCTTGAAAGGTGGCTCGTGGCCAGGCCAGCGAGATCGATGCATTGGGGCGTCGACGCTGGGATGGTCTTTGGCCGACAGCTCGGAAAGACGAGCGCACCTATTCAGGGCCTCAGCATTCGCTGGGGCCTTTTCGTTTTCGGTTCCCCACACCCATTGCTCCGAGCTGGGAGTGCAGCGGGGCCAATTCTTCATGGAGCGACGATGGATCCTACTGACCTCGGCCCAGGCACGGCTACCTGGCTGGGCGGTAGTGCCACGGTGATACTCGGCGGGCTGCTGTGGTTGCGGAAATTCCTCTCGAAGGATGCCGCTGACCGGGCAATGGACAATGCCGATATCGGCACTGTTCGCCGTCTCAATGAACTGCTCGACTCAGAGCGAACCGCAAGGAAGGAAGCGGAGTCCCGCGCCGATCAGTTCGCGAAAGAGCGCAACGACCTGGCCGCTTCGGTTGGCCGCATGGAGGGGAAGATTGAAGCACTGACCAGTCAGGTCGCCCAGCTCACGGAGCGAGTGACCCTGCAGAGCGACGAGATAACCCGCCTGCGGAACAAGCTTGGAGGTGCCGTGTGATGGACAGATGCGCGATGGAATTCATTGCTCGCCGCTGGTGGCGTCGGGCAGAAGTATGGGCGATCGCCATTGTGCTGGTCGCCGGCGGTACTGTGCTGGGTTATCAGGCCTGTTACTGGTCGCTTGCCGAGAAGCAGGCGATGCAGGTCGAAGAAATCCGCAGTGCGTATGCCGCTGCTATGAACGAGCGCGACAAGCGCCTGGACGAATTGACCAGAAAGACAGGCACTGCCGTAGAGAAGGCATCGAAGGCCGCAACGACTGCCACTCAGGCGGCGGACAAGGCACTGGAAGCGGTTGATCGGGTGAGTCAGTAAGTCGCGACACGTTTCGCGAATCAGCAAATTGTGTCGCGGCACAAAAGCGCCCTTGTTGCCGCTCAGCGGCATCAAGAATCTAGAATGGGCGCCGGTTTGTCACGATGTGAATCAACTTCTGCAGGGCTTCCGAATACTTTGTCGCCTTTACACCTTCGTCAGGTGAGCCGCCCATTGAACTCGGACCATGGCTAAAGTTGTTCAGTGTGGTGTTGATTTCTCCCCGCGCTCCGCCAGCACCAGGGGTGTACCAGAGTTCGACATTACGATTAATTCGCACCACCGTTTCAAACAACAGTGCAATTAGGTCTCCAGGGTTTTCGATGGAAAATCCATCATTCTCCGTCAACGTTAGTTGCTCAATCGACGGTAACGTGGCGCGGTAGCGGGCCTGAGCTACGTCTCGAACCAACTCAATCATTTTCGAGATGTCAGCCTGACTGCCTGATTGTAGGTTATAGAATCGAAGCTGATCGTCTTTCAGCAGCTCTGAGGCATGGTCTAGCACTTTTTTCATTGTGGAACTCTCAAGATTGGATCCACATCAATAGCGGCATTACGCCACTAACTCAATACCTACTTTGGTACTACTTGAGACAACTTATGACAACCAAGCAACCCGACTGGGGCGATCGAATGAGCCTACCGGGCCTGGTGCTGTCATAGCATGAGGTGAGGCACCTGCAGCTGATCCGGGCTGCTTAGCTTACTCTGCGCTGCGCATCCGCTGTGCGACACCTTGCAGGTAAGTGATCAGGTGTTCAACCTGAGTCGCCGTAGTTGCAATCGGATAATCGCCTAGCACAGCCCTCAAGACGTCATGGTGATCGACGAAGAACAGGTCGCCATCGATATAGGATGCATACTCGGTAGTAGTTATGTCGCGCATCGTCGGGATGTCGATAGCGTTGGCGCCGTATTCGATCGTCACATCAAGTTTCATGCTTCACCTTGCCAGCGAATGGGTGGGCCTTATCAATACCGGCAGCAAGCCATCATTTCAAGGTGTAGTTGATCAATGAGCAGACCCATGCCGACGGCTGTCGCAGGCTGAGCTGGCTGGATGTGACGAGGATGTTTACCCGCCGGATCTGATGAGTCTATTCGTCGAGGCATTGGCGATGGGCACCGAGTGAGCCTGGAGTGTGTAAGTCGACGGTGGATCTGGCACTAAAAAAACCGCTCATGCTGTTCTATAAACTGTTTTAGATCAGTAAGTTATGTTTGCTTTAGTGCCAAATGCCGCGCTCAGGCATTTTTCCCTTTTAGCCAGTATATCGCCCGGATATGCGGCCTGTTTAGCACCGAAATTCCGCTCTAACGCCCGGATTCTCTGGTGGTGCCAAATAGACCGCTTGGCGGTGCCAAAACCACCGCCTCCTCATTCCGGGACCAAACACCTAGGAACCCTGACCGTAGGCACATACCATCTGAGCGATAATGGGCTCTTGAAGCTTGGCAAGCACGGTACTCAGTAGGCCCATCCCGATGACAGTAGCGATCAATGCTCTGATCCACCCAAAATCATGCAGCACCTTCAGAGCCCAAGCCATCAATCCGGTGAAAGCAAGATAGCCCCAGCCTACGTGCTCGTTTGCGCTGATGTACGTCTGGCTCTTTTTGATCGCAGCTGTCACTGCTTGCGAGTAGTCCAGTGTTATGCAAGTTTCAAGCATCCCAGCGAACCGAGCGCCGAGCGCGGGGCCTTCGACAATTTTGAGCACTACCAGGTAGGCTGAGAGAAAAAAGAACGTATTGATGGTAACCATCAGACTTTGCTTGGATCTCAGAAATTGTGCAGCCACGGCGAAACAGATGCCATAGATCAGGATCAGCAGCCAGTTGATGAATGTCATCACGGCTGCGAGTTCGTACGTAGGCTCAACACCTGCCAACCGCAGCGCCGGCAAACTGATGACACCAAGCCCCACTGCAACAAAGATCCCAAAAAACCAGGCGTTGGGGCAAAAAGCTGATCGTCCCTTCATGGTCTTGAAAAACGACCGGGGGGATTGGATTAGCGCTGTCGCGTCCAAGGCAGTAGCGCAGACTAGTGGCCAATATTTTCCAATGAGGGCTTCAGTGGTTTTTTCAATAATCGACACATCAACTCCAGAAACTGTTTGTAGATAGGTGCGGTGGCATGACCGCTCAAGTGGGTGTCGGTGATGGACTCGATAGATGCCCGGGCTATCGTTTGCACCTGCTTGCGGGCATACGAATGACTATGGCGATGGTATTGGGTGTCGGCCTCATGCAACTGCCCTTTGAACCGCTTACAGAGCAAAATTCATTCAACCGTCGCAAAATTGCGAGGGATACTTTCCAGGCATGCTGAAATCTCGGCACAGTAGTCAGGGTTCGCGGCAATGAAAGCACGCAATTTTTTTGGGCTGTCGCAATGTGTTGGGGAGTCATCCGGACCGTACAGCATCGCTTCTGAGACATGAAGATTTTGGACGAGCACATATGGAAAGAAGCCATGTTCCTCATGTACTGACTCGTACCTATCTTGATCCACGGCGCTCCCGATCATATGCCATAGGCCTGGCAGACTTCCGTATGTCCTCTCGATATTGGCGAGCGCATTTTGAGGTCGAGTGATCCCGTCCCACATCCACCCACCTTCAACTGTGACGTGAATATCATCATTTTTTATAATTAAACCAAAAGTTGAAAGTTCTGCGTTTGGGTACTCATTCCCTTGGTGCACCGCGTAGTAGAAATGCCTCATGTCATAGCCTTCAAACTCAACAATCGCGTCCCCTGGGATTTCCGAGACTATCTGTTGGTATGTTGATAGCCAAAATGAGGTATGTCCGATGAAGGACGCAAATGCTTCTGATGCATACCTCCAAGCTTTGCCGGTGGATTTGCTGGACGCTTTGCTAAAACGGTACCGATTGGAGCGAGTCGACCTGGCATCTACGTCTTTGGCTGTTAAGCAACGCATGATCTCATCAAGATTATTCACAAGATCATTGCGAGGCCAGTCTCCCAGTTTCACGAGTTGAGCATAGTGATGATGAGCTTTCTGATTCTCGACTTTCTCAGGGGTTGCCCGTGTGTCTGAGTAAAAAACGAATTCGGATTTATCGCTCTGATCTTCCAGCCAGTCACAAAGGTCGGTCTCAATTTCCCATCCTGAATACAGGTAGATTTCTTCTTGGAAATCGGGATTAAATGTCAGCGTTTTGACATCCTCAATGACCCTGTCGGGCACTCTCCAGACGCATAACAGGGACATGCGTTCGCGTTTGCCAATCGGTTCCATGACGATCACGGCAGCACGTACATG from Pseudomonas asplenii harbors:
- a CDS encoding endonuclease NucS domain-containing protein; this encodes MPGARPVLGLFENEDELRDYLAERLTIVEPQLTLITTNFVVENPAGSSGAFDILARDRFGNFVIIEVKRSEQVARQALHELSKYIALFMEDQKVDSHRIRCFVLSTHWRELDIPLSFFADYCPVQVKGFEIKLENQAVVAEERALPKVSLQSRLSPDMRFYYFASAENQQDFNVDLQRALSNSQHVRAAVIVMEPIGKRERMSLLCVWRVPDRVIEDVKTLTFNPDFQEEIYLYSGWEIETDLCDWLEDQSDKSEFVFYSDTRATPEKVENQKAHHHYAQLVKLGDWPRNDLVNNLDEIMRCLTAKDVDARSTRSNRYRFSKASSKSTGKAWRYASEAFASFIGHTSFWLSTYQQIVSEIPGDAIVEFEGYDMRHFYYAVHQGNEYPNAELSTFGLIIKNDDIHVTVEGGWMWDGITRPQNALANIERTYGSLPGLWHMIGSAVDQDRYESVHEEHGFFPYVLVQNLHVSEAMLYGPDDSPTHCDSPKKLRAFIAANPDYCAEISACLESIPRNFATVE